One genomic window of Chloroflexota bacterium includes the following:
- a CDS encoding ABC transporter ATP-binding protein, which produces MRNREFTPDIEHTYDRSSVTRWLVSHAMRYPVHVVVGTLFRAGVVVAAVQVPRILGDAFDAVEDANAVVSVLLGFALAILGISVLRGVMQLLANYTAEIVALRMERDVRDELYVNLLGKSQTYHGQQRVGDIMARATNDVKQLNYMVNPGLLLLSEWLVNMVAPIIAIAFLNAALLPIPVLFLIGFLIALRGYLRRLGPVAGALRAQFGVLNANLTESIAGIEVVKSNAQEQQEFNRFRVKAANYRDLFIKQGKIQALYLPLLMFSFALALGLAHALYLYSNGGLTLGQVITFMGFLGMLRFPTFVSIFAFSLVKLGTAGADRILAILNAETEIDENRAGIERQMEGEVVFNNVSFSYHDSNMLKGISFKAKPGETVAIVGQTGSGKSTLTRLINRIYEVSDGQVMIDGVDVRVWSMESLRSQIATIDQDVFLFSRTLAENIAFGVRRPVSRAEIEAVAKQAQAHDFIMGFTDGYDTVVGERGVTLSGGQRQRIAIARAFLADPRILVLDDSTSAIDSATEDQIQRALRNILHGRTTFLITHRLSQIRWADRILVLRGGELEDQGTHEELIARSPAYRDIFAHRDERYVAAMPATVSGD; this is translated from the coding sequence TTGAGAAACCGCGAGTTTACGCCGGATATCGAACATACGTATGATCGCTCTTCCGTCACGCGGTGGCTGGTCAGTCATGCGATGCGCTACCCGGTCCACGTGGTGGTTGGCACCCTCTTTCGAGCCGGTGTCGTGGTGGCCGCGGTGCAAGTACCGAGGATACTGGGGGATGCCTTTGACGCCGTCGAAGATGCAAACGCCGTGGTGTCCGTGCTCCTGGGTTTTGCTCTGGCAATTCTCGGCATAAGCGTGCTCAGAGGCGTAATGCAGCTTCTCGCGAACTACACGGCTGAGATTGTGGCGCTGCGCATGGAGCGCGACGTGCGCGACGAACTTTACGTAAATCTGCTAGGTAAGAGCCAGACTTATCACGGTCAGCAACGCGTTGGCGACATCATGGCGCGTGCCACCAATGACGTAAAGCAGCTCAACTACATGGTCAACCCCGGCTTGCTGCTGCTCTCGGAGTGGCTCGTCAACATGGTGGCACCCATCATCGCCATTGCGTTCTTGAATGCGGCGCTGCTGCCGATACCGGTGCTTTTCCTCATCGGCTTTCTCATTGCATTGCGGGGATACTTGCGTCGATTGGGCCCGGTAGCAGGAGCGCTCCGCGCGCAATTCGGCGTGCTCAACGCCAACCTGACCGAATCGATTGCGGGCATTGAAGTCGTTAAGTCGAACGCGCAGGAGCAGCAGGAATTCAACCGTTTTCGGGTCAAGGCGGCAAACTACCGTGATCTCTTCATAAAACAGGGCAAGATTCAGGCGCTCTACCTGCCGCTGCTCATGTTTTCTTTTGCGTTAGCGCTCGGCCTTGCCCACGCACTCTATCTCTACAGCAACGGCGGATTGACTCTCGGCCAGGTCATTACATTCATGGGTTTTCTAGGCATGCTTCGATTCCCAACGTTTGTTTCCATTTTTGCGTTCTCTCTCGTCAAGCTCGGCACGGCCGGGGCGGACCGCATTCTCGCCATCCTGAATGCGGAGACGGAGATAGACGAGAATCGCGCAGGAATCGAGAGGCAGATGGAAGGCGAGGTGGTGTTCAACAATGTCTCATTCTCATACCACGATTCCAATATGCTCAAAGGCATTAGCTTCAAAGCCAAGCCGGGCGAGACGGTTGCAATCGTCGGGCAGACGGGGTCCGGCAAGTCCACCCTCACCCGGCTCATCAATCGTATCTACGAGGTTTCGGATGGACAAGTGATGATTGACGGCGTCGACGTACGCGTGTGGTCGATGGAATCACTACGCTCGCAGATTGCGACAATCGACCAGGATGTCTTTCTCTTTTCACGTACACTGGCCGAGAACATTGCCTTTGGCGTGCGGCGTCCGGTTAGCCGTGCGGAGATTGAAGCGGTGGCGAAACAGGCTCAGGCGCATGATTTTATCATGGGCTTTACGGATGGATACGACACGGTGGTGGGCGAGCGCGGCGTGACGCTCTCCGGCGGACAGCGGCAACGCATCGCTATTGCTCGCGCGTTCTTGGCCGACCCGCGCATACTGGTGCTCGATGACTCGACGAGCGCGATCGACAGTGCGACCGAAGATCAGATTCAGCGTGCGCTGCGCAATATTCTGCACGGGCGGACGACGTTTCTCATCACGCACCGACTCTCGCAGATCCGGTGGGCCGACCGCATTCTGGTGCTGCGGGGCGGAGAATTGGAGGACCAAGGCACGCATGAGGAACTCATTGCGCGCAGTCCCGCGTACCGCGACATCTTTGCGCATCGGGACGAGCGCTATGTCGCCGCAATGCCTGCCACAGTCAGTGGAGACTAG
- a CDS encoding NTP transferase domain-containing protein, translated as MSESPNGGVGIVLLAAGESQRMAASSTSSLPKALLPWFRRPLIQYQLEQIAAVAPAHVVVVTGFHAERLAPYVDAVAGIHVVKNPNPERGRASSIVHGVRALPETLSAIAAINVDQPCAAPILAKLIAARATGNHLIAIPRYQGVRGHPPLFANALRSELLQVHENSQGLKAVTRSHRAATAFVDIDDPSVVWNLNTPADYYQAQQQHILLATTNSAKTEHLAWLLEGVPLRRVTLAEAGLQSESPPSEDQPTLQAIAASKAIAWSRSFGGLALASDGGISIPALGDSWEERLTARFAGSQATDKQRVEALLALLRPYRSEERLAYFRECVALANNGTLLQSWSAESAPGLIAETYRPDQLVSGFWLLTLWCDPQSGKRLGVFTPDDPAYPDGAWASLKPSVRQFLLGYLERYLNPAT; from the coding sequence ATGTCTGAATCTCCTAATGGCGGTGTCGGCATCGTGCTGTTGGCCGCGGGGGAGTCCCAGCGGATGGCGGCCTCGTCAACGTCGTCATTGCCGAAAGCGCTGTTGCCCTGGTTCCGCAGACCGCTGATCCAGTACCAGCTTGAGCAAATTGCAGCGGTCGCCCCGGCGCACGTCGTTGTCGTTACCGGGTTTCATGCCGAGCGCTTAGCGCCCTACGTTGACGCTGTGGCGGGCATCCATGTAGTGAAAAACCCGAATCCGGAGCGGGGCAGAGCTTCCTCCATTGTGCACGGAGTGCGGGCGCTGCCCGAGACTCTGTCTGCCATCGCAGCAATCAACGTAGACCAGCCTTGTGCTGCGCCAATTCTCGCAAAACTCATTGCCGCAAGGGCCACAGGCAACCATCTCATTGCGATCCCGCGGTATCAGGGCGTGCGAGGACATCCTCCACTCTTCGCCAACGCTTTGCGCAGTGAATTGCTGCAGGTTCACGAGAATTCCCAGGGCCTGAAAGCGGTCACCCGGTCCCATCGCGCAGCAACGGCGTTTGTAGACATCGATGATCCCAGCGTGGTGTGGAATCTCAATACACCGGCTGACTATTATCAAGCGCAGCAACAACACATTCTGCTTGCTACAACGAATAGCGCCAAGACCGAGCACCTCGCATGGCTGCTCGAAGGTGTGCCGCTTCGGCGCGTTACGTTGGCAGAGGCGGGACTACAAAGTGAGTCGCCCCCTTCGGAAGACCAACCAACACTACAAGCAATTGCCGCAAGCAAAGCGATTGCGTGGTCGCGGTCATTTGGCGGATTGGCGCTTGCATCAGACGGCGGCATTTCTATACCAGCGTTAGGCGACTCTTGGGAAGAGCGCTTAACGGCCCGCTTTGCAGGCAGCCAAGCCACAGACAAGCAGCGCGTAGAAGCGCTGTTGGCACTGCTTCGACCCTACCGCTCAGAGGAACGGCTCGCGTACTTTCGTGAGTGCGTAGCACTTGCGAACAACGGAACCCTCTTGCAGTCGTGGAGCGCCGAGAGTGCGCCCGGCTTGATCGCCGAGACCTATCGCCCGGACCAGCTCGTCTCCGGTTTTTGGCTGCTGACACTGTGGTGCGACCCGCAATCCGGCAAGCGTCTCGGCGTATTCACACCTGATGACCCTGCGTATCCGGACGGGGCTTGGGCAAGCCTAAAACCCAGCGTGCGGCAGTTCTTGCTGGGCTATCTTGAGCGCTACCTCAATCCGGCAACGTAA
- a CDS encoding A/G-specific adenine glycosylase, producing the protein MLTKRERKHDRGEYCSLTTNGTLQLTRAEVVRHFQDALLGWYRLNRRELPWRQTKSPYRKFLAEMMLQQTQVERVIPKYNAFIERFPTMRRLAAAPTAEVIRLWAGLGYNRRAVHLHRAAQAVVQEHDGKFPMCLQSLLRLPGIGPYTARALLSFLGNTQVAVVDTNVRRVLGRVLRGDLQKLLGVAGPTERQLQALADSLVPKRQSARWNQALMDLGSTVCTSRKPDCPHCPLAMWCQAWRTTDTYDLPSLRPKSQGTFAGSRRYYRGRIIAALRDCSPGNTLNFAAIVSHLHELGPVRPQAAWLWELAQDLEGDGLVVIEGDRDKQSEATLTLPD; encoded by the coding sequence ATGCTAACCAAACGTGAAAGAAAGCACGACAGGGGCGAGTATTGTTCGCTGACGACCAACGGCACGCTGCAGTTGACGCGGGCTGAAGTCGTGCGGCACTTCCAGGACGCGTTGTTAGGCTGGTACCGCCTTAATCGCAGGGAATTGCCCTGGCGACAAACGAAGAGTCCGTATCGCAAATTCCTGGCTGAAATGATGCTGCAACAGACCCAAGTCGAGCGCGTGATACCGAAGTACAATGCCTTCATCGAACGATTCCCGACCATGCGACGGCTAGCGGCTGCACCGACGGCAGAAGTCATTCGCCTGTGGGCTGGGCTTGGCTACAACCGCCGCGCCGTGCATCTTCATCGCGCGGCACAGGCTGTCGTTCAGGAGCATGACGGCAAATTCCCCATGTGTTTGCAGTCGCTCTTGCGTCTGCCCGGAATCGGGCCGTATACCGCACGAGCGCTGCTAAGCTTTCTAGGTAACACACAGGTAGCGGTAGTGGATACCAATGTGCGGCGCGTGCTGGGCAGGGTATTGCGTGGCGATCTCCAGAAGTTACTTGGGGTCGCAGGTCCAACGGAGCGGCAGCTTCAGGCCTTGGCGGATAGCCTCGTACCCAAGAGACAATCTGCGCGCTGGAACCAGGCGCTCATGGACCTTGGTTCGACGGTCTGCACGTCGCGCAAGCCGGACTGCCCGCACTGTCCTCTCGCCATGTGGTGCCAGGCGTGGCGGACGACAGATACTTATGACCTACCTTCACTGCGCCCTAAGAGCCAGGGAACATTTGCGGGCTCGCGGCGTTATTATCGGGGGCGAATCATTGCTGCTCTGCGCGATTGCTCGCCGGGCAACACGCTCAACTTTGCTGCAATAGTAAGTCACCTCCACGAACTAGGCCCTGTAAGGCCGCAGGCGGCTTGGTTGTGGGAGCTGGCACAAGACCTGGAGGGCGATGGGTTGGTGGTGATAGAAGGAGACCGGGACAAGCAATCCGAAGCAACGCTTACGTTGCCGGATTGA
- a CDS encoding radical SAM protein yields MPQALYEEVQCKTALTRVRGMAFGWSLNPYRGCTHGCHYCFARSTHFFYDLNADEEFSSIVFVKANIADVLRLELSAPSWRRHRVVIGTATDPYQPIEGKYRLTHDALEAFLAFRTPVSIITKSSLVVRDADILAELAMSLGCTVNFSITTLERTLWRELEPGTAPPEQRLRAMQRLAALGVHTGVLLAPIIPGLTATKENLESVARAAAEHNACFLAANVLNLGVGVKEHFLQYLRTEHPGLLGTYRQLYPGRYAADRYTEPLYDYVTLLQQRYALDKRELTHSPRPEPEQLPLGIM; encoded by the coding sequence ATGCCACAGGCGCTCTACGAAGAAGTGCAGTGCAAGACTGCGCTCACGCGCGTACGAGGCATGGCTTTCGGCTGGAGTCTCAATCCCTACCGGGGATGTACCCATGGCTGCCACTACTGCTTCGCTCGCAGCACACACTTTTTCTATGATCTCAATGCTGATGAAGAGTTTTCTTCAATAGTCTTCGTCAAAGCGAATATAGCGGATGTGCTGCGCCTGGAACTCTCCGCACCAAGCTGGCGGCGTCACCGCGTCGTTATCGGTACGGCTACTGATCCGTACCAGCCGATCGAAGGCAAGTACCGGTTGACTCACGACGCATTGGAAGCCTTCCTCGCCTTCCGCACGCCGGTGTCCATCATTACTAAGTCCTCGCTTGTCGTCCGTGACGCGGATATTCTCGCTGAATTAGCGATGAGTCTGGGGTGTACGGTGAATTTCAGCATTACGACATTGGAGCGGACACTGTGGCGAGAACTTGAACCCGGCACGGCGCCGCCGGAACAGCGGCTACGTGCAATGCAGCGGCTCGCGGCACTCGGTGTCCACACCGGCGTTCTGCTTGCCCCCATCATACCGGGCCTCACAGCAACAAAAGAGAACCTGGAGTCCGTTGCCCGCGCGGCCGCAGAACACAACGCCTGCTTTCTGGCGGCGAACGTGCTCAACCTAGGTGTCGGCGTCAAGGAGCACTTCTTGCAGTATCTTCGGACCGAACACCCGGGGCTCCTCGGCACCTATCGACAGCTCTATCCCGGTCGCTATGCGGCTGATCGCTATACCGAACCGCTATACGATTATGTCACCCTACTGCAACAGCGCTACGCGCTAGACAAGCGAGAACTCACCCACTCTCCAAGACCGGAACCTGAGCAGTTACCCCTCGGCATAATGTAA
- the argF gene encoding ornithine carbamoyltransferase yields the protein MKGRDLLTLADLSASEIHQILDTAKSLKSAKHAQAGSVPAADDRPLVGHTLAMIFEKPSLRTRATFAIGMQQLGGQVVDLAAEHLQMGVRETVPDVAQNLERWVDVIMARVFAHSTLEVLAEHASIPIINGLSDYTHPCQILADVLTMQEHKGELSSRKIAYIGDGYNVANSLLFGAGKLGYHLAVGCPEGYLPPDDIIARAHGLAKQSGATLELCSDPIAAVRDADVLYTDSWVSMGLEAEAAERERVFPPFQVNTELLSYARSDAIVMHCLPAHRGMEITDEVMDGPQSVVFDQAENRLHAQKAVLLELLVGGVPQSH from the coding sequence TTGAAAGGTCGAGACCTCCTTACGCTCGCTGACCTCTCAGCATCTGAAATTCACCAGATACTTGACACCGCAAAGTCTCTGAAGTCTGCCAAGCACGCGCAGGCGGGCTCCGTACCCGCAGCCGACGATCGTCCGCTCGTGGGACATACGCTCGCCATGATCTTTGAAAAACCCTCCCTGCGCACACGCGCCACCTTTGCCATTGGTATGCAGCAGTTGGGTGGACAAGTAGTGGACCTGGCCGCCGAGCATCTGCAAATGGGCGTGCGCGAGACCGTTCCGGACGTTGCCCAGAATTTGGAACGCTGGGTAGACGTCATCATGGCGCGGGTATTTGCGCATTCCACGCTGGAGGTCCTGGCAGAGCATGCCAGCATCCCTATTATCAACGGTCTTTCCGATTACACACACCCCTGCCAGATACTGGCTGATGTCCTCACGATGCAAGAGCACAAAGGGGAACTTTCCTCACGCAAGATCGCCTATATTGGCGACGGCTACAATGTTGCCAACTCCCTTCTCTTCGGCGCCGGCAAACTTGGCTATCACCTTGCGGTCGGATGCCCGGAGGGCTATTTGCCTCCAGACGACATCATTGCGCGAGCTCACGGCCTTGCCAAACAGTCGGGCGCGACACTGGAACTCTGTTCTGATCCGATAGCTGCGGTAAGAGACGCTGACGTTCTCTACACAGATTCCTGGGTGAGCATGGGATTGGAGGCGGAGGCAGCCGAGCGCGAACGTGTCTTTCCACCATTTCAGGTGAACACAGAACTGCTTAGTTATGCACGATCGGACGCAATCGTAATGCACTGCCTTCCAGCGCACCGCGGCATGGAAATCACTGATGAAGTGATGGACGGGCCCCAATCGGTGGTGTTCGATCAGGCAGAGAATCGGCTCCACGCCCAGAAGGCGGTGTTACTGGAGCTCTTAGTCGGTGGGGTCCCTCAGTCTCACTGA
- the cdaA gene encoding diadenylate cyclase CdaA, giving the protein MVEDLLWLQSRLDISAAFDILLVAVIIHIVFTIVRGTIADQLVRGIVVLLVIAFIIGNILQLLVFDWLLRSMLSALVIAIPIIFQPELRRFLERVGRRGTHPLARYIPNSEDVSTALDVLSRVAGRLSEKRWGGLIAIERDTGLEDLVETGHRIEGEVSEDLLLTIFYPNSALHDKAVIIRGDRIVAASCMLPLSENVPQGEGLGTRHAAAIGVSEVTDAIAIAVSEESGVISVAHGGTLLRNLDEEKLQTYLQGLFREERSATTLPWLPFRSLSRSQRERKVLK; this is encoded by the coding sequence GTGGTAGAAGACCTTCTTTGGCTCCAATCTCGCTTAGACATTAGTGCGGCGTTCGACATCCTTCTCGTCGCCGTCATCATTCACATCGTCTTTACGATCGTTCGCGGGACAATCGCGGACCAGTTGGTGCGCGGAATCGTCGTTCTGCTCGTCATTGCCTTCATCATAGGCAATATCCTACAACTGCTGGTATTCGATTGGCTCTTGCGAAGCATGTTATCCGCACTTGTCATAGCGATTCCCATCATTTTTCAGCCGGAGCTCCGCCGATTCTTGGAGCGAGTCGGTCGACGAGGCACCCACCCGCTCGCTCGCTACATTCCCAATAGTGAAGACGTCTCCACCGCCCTCGACGTGCTTTCTCGTGTAGCAGGTCGGCTCTCTGAGAAGCGCTGGGGCGGCCTCATCGCGATTGAACGCGATACCGGCTTGGAGGACCTGGTAGAGACAGGCCACCGCATCGAAGGCGAGGTAAGCGAAGATCTGTTGTTGACGATTTTCTATCCGAACTCGGCACTGCACGACAAAGCCGTCATCATTCGCGGCGATCGCATTGTGGCGGCATCTTGCATGCTGCCTCTCTCAGAGAACGTGCCGCAAGGAGAAGGGCTAGGCACACGCCATGCGGCAGCTATTGGCGTAAGCGAAGTGACCGACGCCATCGCCATTGCCGTCTCAGAGGAGAGCGGCGTAATTTCGGTGGCCCACGGCGGCACGCTCCTGCGGAACTTAGACGAGGAAAAGCTGCAAACATACCTCCAAGGTCTCTTTCGCGAGGAGCGAAGTGCGACGACACTGCCATGGCTGCCGTTCCGCTCCCTGTCGCGAAGCCAACGCGAGCGCAAAGTCCTAAAGTAA
- a CDS encoding CdaR family protein — protein MTRIRSLLPLLVRFTTHTLGVRFLLALAISITLWILFTGEQNPVREGFFSAEIPVETSRLGDGLVVSRTAPSTVRLRIAAPRDIWESLTADKFSAVVDLFAVGVGLHEIPIEVASSDGRISIIATDPETITVSLEERREKEVPVRVDLVGDPPEGYRFQLPELLPDLVSIIGPSSRVDLVDAVWVSVEMDEVRSTVNLTKRAIPRDAQGEDVTGVQLDPPVVQVTVPVELAITNKDVPVRVNIVGQPAPGYLLSRYLTTPATATLIGSPEVLNGLLYLSTETISVEGATGTVTQTLELVQPPGVAVAGSNEVVVTIYVVPIVASVQTQVAVTALNLRPGLEIEVFPPTASVTLGGLAPLLRELQHGSVIVSLNLSGLGPGSYALSPDTNAPTDVKVESINPSQFIVVVRDQTTSAPAPVPAESPTPTEEPPPATPTPAPDASATLRR, from the coding sequence ATGACCAGAATACGCTCTCTCTTGCCCCTCCTAGTTCGCTTCACTACCCACACTCTAGGTGTGCGGTTTCTGCTTGCCTTGGCGATCTCAATTACATTGTGGATCTTGTTCACCGGAGAGCAGAATCCCGTGCGTGAGGGCTTCTTTAGCGCGGAGATCCCAGTTGAAACAAGCCGCCTAGGCGATGGCTTGGTAGTGAGCCGTACCGCGCCGAGCACGGTACGCTTGCGCATAGCAGCCCCGCGTGACATTTGGGAGTCCCTGACCGCCGACAAGTTCAGCGCCGTGGTGGATCTCTTTGCGGTTGGTGTCGGCCTGCACGAGATACCTATCGAAGTTGCTAGTTCTGACGGACGCATTAGCATCATCGCAACTGACCCGGAGACCATAACGGTTTCATTAGAGGAGCGAAGAGAAAAAGAGGTGCCGGTGCGCGTAGACCTCGTGGGTGACCCACCGGAGGGCTACAGATTTCAACTCCCAGAGTTGCTGCCAGACCTCGTTAGCATAATAGGACCGTCCTCTCGGGTGGACTTAGTCGATGCGGTTTGGGTCAGTGTGGAGATGGATGAAGTGCGCAGTACCGTCAATCTCACAAAGCGAGCAATACCGCGCGACGCCCAAGGAGAAGACGTAACCGGAGTGCAGCTTGATCCACCTGTGGTTCAGGTGACGGTACCGGTAGAGCTAGCAATAACAAACAAAGACGTCCCCGTTCGTGTCAATATTGTGGGCCAGCCTGCGCCAGGCTACTTGCTCTCACGCTATCTCACCACACCGGCCACGGCGACACTCATTGGCTCGCCTGAAGTGCTTAATGGCCTGCTCTATCTGTCTACCGAGACCATTAGCGTCGAGGGAGCCACAGGAACGGTTACACAAACACTTGAGTTGGTGCAACCGCCGGGTGTAGCAGTCGCAGGCTCCAATGAAGTAGTGGTCACCATATATGTTGTGCCTATTGTGGCAAGCGTGCAGACCCAGGTCGCCGTAACCGCCTTGAATCTGCGGCCAGGTTTGGAAATAGAGGTGTTCCCTCCCACTGCGTCGGTAACGCTCGGCGGTCTGGCGCCCTTGCTCCGAGAACTTCAGCACGGCAGCGTGATCGTGTCTTTGAACCTCAGTGGTCTGGGCCCCGGCTCCTACGCGTTGTCGCCTGACACGAACGCGCCCACCGATGTGAAGGTTGAGAGTATCAATCCATCGCAATTTATCGTGGTCGTGCGTGACCAGACGACGTCTGCACCAGCCCCAGTGCCTGCTGAATCTCCAACTCCGACAGAAGAGCCGCCGCCTGCTACGCCGACACCGGCCCCTGATGCGTCCGCCACTTTGCGCCGCTGA
- a CDS encoding FAD-dependent thymidylate synthase, whose product MVKWSYTPRVQIVGRAARSPEAITAGMARISRDPTPVPQLIKEARDNTAMARLRNQRVVYEYGHNSVAEHGCFSAAIWDIPRLLSLEIVQHRLAAYTQHSGRYIPFEEVPRQFYLPREYRRGKSRRLFEQAVAQSYTAYRKLYAGCTAYLLEKYPRMRASSAERRATEDARYVLPLAQTTQVGVTTNAREFALMITRLLSSPLPEFRETGEKLFASLHPIAPSLFPEKYIRALPYPQSGRDAIRKAAAALGIAPAPNVRNSPRADRPAQPTAKDPVRLVGYDPDGERHVAAALLFHNSQTTLADAQQAIARLDADQVGQFIRSAYRGLHAHDTVLREFEFLRYQFELVMSEAAYHQFIRHRMKTEISQSHSPTHGRTLPPLIRNAGFADEYNRTLDLLEETYHALGADKRAEIVLANGHNLRILADLNAREVVEISRIRSDRHAQWDIRNISDAIAAAVSRVHPHVGLACGGRDSFKDGTAAVLPDTSILT is encoded by the coding sequence GTGGTCAAGTGGTCGTACACGCCCCGCGTGCAAATTGTCGGGCGGGCGGCAAGAAGCCCTGAAGCTATCACGGCCGGCATGGCGCGCATCAGTCGTGACCCGACGCCTGTGCCCCAACTCATCAAAGAAGCGCGCGACAACACAGCCATGGCCCGTCTGCGCAACCAGCGAGTTGTGTACGAATACGGGCACAATAGCGTCGCGGAACATGGTTGTTTCAGCGCCGCCATTTGGGACATCCCCCGTCTGCTTTCGCTGGAAATCGTGCAGCACCGGCTGGCGGCGTACACGCAGCACAGCGGACGGTATATCCCCTTTGAGGAAGTGCCGCGCCAATTCTATTTGCCTAGGGAATACCGTCGCGGCAAGTCGCGGCGCCTCTTCGAACAGGCAGTAGCCCAGAGCTACACAGCCTATCGCAAGCTCTATGCCGGCTGCACCGCCTATCTTCTGGAAAAGTATCCCCGCATGCGCGCTTCCTCGGCTGAACGCCGTGCCACGGAGGACGCGCGCTACGTCTTGCCCCTGGCGCAGACAACCCAAGTGGGGGTAACGACGAACGCGCGTGAATTCGCCCTTATGATCACGCGGCTGCTCTCATCACCGCTCCCTGAATTCCGTGAAACCGGTGAGAAGCTCTTTGCCAGCCTCCATCCGATTGCACCCTCGCTCTTTCCGGAAAAGTATATCCGTGCACTGCCTTACCCTCAGAGTGGACGCGATGCCATTCGGAAAGCGGCAGCGGCGCTTGGCATTGCCCCGGCGCCGAATGTCCGCAATTCTCCCAGGGCCGACCGGCCCGCACAACCGACAGCCAAAGACCCGGTGCGGCTCGTAGGCTATGATCCGGACGGTGAGCGGCACGTAGCCGCGGCGCTGTTGTTTCACAATTCACAAACGACTCTTGCCGACGCGCAGCAGGCGATAGCACGCCTTGATGCCGACCAAGTGGGCCAATTCATCCGGTCTGCCTACCGCGGACTGCATGCCCACGACACTGTGCTACGCGAATTCGAATTCCTTCGCTACCAGTTTGAATTGGTGATGTCGGAAGCCGCGTATCACCAGTTCATTCGCCACCGCATGAAAACTGAGATCTCTCAGTCCCACAGCCCCACGCATGGGCGCACGCTTCCGCCGCTTATTCGGAATGCCGGCTTTGCAGACGAGTACAATCGCACGCTCGATCTCTTGGAAGAGACGTACCACGCTCTTGGCGCCGACAAGCGTGCTGAAATCGTACTTGCCAACGGGCACAACCTCCGCATCCTGGCAGACCTCAACGCGCGCGAAGTCGTGGAAATATCCCGTATTCGCAGCGACCGCCACGCGCAGTGGGACATTCGCAACATCTCCGATGCGATTGCCGCCGCCGTGTCGCGCGTTCATCCGCACGTGGGATTGGCTTGCGGCGGGCGTGACTCATTCAAGGACGGTACTGCCGCCGTACTGCCGGATACTTCCATCTTGACGTAG
- the recA gene encoding recombinase RecA: MARRTKTTEENGVEGRTQALQAAISQIERRYGKGSIMRMGEEAGVPVAVVPTGSLSLDLALGVGGLPRGRVVEIYGNEGSGKTTLAQHVVAEAQKLGGTAAFVDAEHAFDPTYAAKCGVGIEELLVSQPDNGEQALEIAEMLVRSNAVDVIVVDSVAALVPKAEIEGEMGDAHMGLQARLMSQALRKLTAAISRSRTVVIFINQVREKIGVMFGNPETTPGGRALRFYSSVRVDVRRVDYVKSGQEQVGIRVRAKVVKNKVAPPFRTCEFDILFDEGISKLGDLIDLSTEYGIVRKAGAHYSHGDTRLGLGRENVRNFLKENTDIAEAIELAVRTQAQASLADTPADEVVEAMADTETAAQ, translated from the coding sequence ATGGCTAGGCGAACGAAGACTACTGAAGAAAATGGCGTGGAGGGACGTACCCAGGCTCTGCAGGCCGCGATCAGCCAGATTGAGCGTCGTTACGGCAAAGGCTCGATCATGCGCATGGGCGAAGAGGCAGGTGTGCCTGTTGCTGTCGTTCCTACCGGCTCACTATCGCTGGACCTGGCGCTGGGAGTAGGCGGCTTGCCCCGGGGCCGCGTCGTCGAGATTTACGGCAATGAGGGCAGCGGCAAGACTACCCTGGCCCAGCACGTCGTGGCTGAAGCGCAGAAACTCGGTGGCACTGCTGCTTTTGTGGATGCCGAGCACGCGTTCGATCCCACCTATGCCGCTAAGTGCGGCGTTGGCATTGAAGAGCTACTTGTTTCCCAGCCGGACAATGGCGAACAAGCTTTGGAAATCGCCGAGATGCTGGTGCGCAGCAATGCCGTCGATGTAATAGTGGTCGACTCTGTAGCGGCCTTGGTACCGAAAGCCGAAATAGAAGGCGAAATGGGCGACGCCCACATGGGCTTGCAAGCGCGGCTGATGTCCCAGGCGCTCCGCAAGCTTACGGCCGCAATCAGCCGTTCGCGCACAGTGGTCATCTTCATCAATCAAGTGCGCGAGAAGATCGGCGTGATGTTCGGCAACCCGGAGACCACGCCGGGAGGGCGCGCGCTCCGCTTCTACTCGTCGGTGCGCGTAGACGTTCGTCGTGTTGACTACGTGAAGAGCGGACAGGAGCAGGTAGGCATCCGCGTGCGCGCCAAGGTCGTGAAAAACAAGGTGGCGCCGCCGTTCCGAACGTGCGAATTCGACATTTTGTTCGACGAAGGGATTTCCAAGCTGGGCGATCTCATCGACCTCTCGACCGAGTATGGCATCGTGCGCAAGGCAGGGGCGCACTACTCGCATGGTGACACGCGCCTCGGCCTCGGGCGTGAAAACGTCCGCAATTTCCTCAAAGAGAATACCGACATCGCAGAAGCAATTGAACTGGCAGTGCGCACACAAGCACAGGCATCCCTCGCCGACACTCCCGCGGACGAGGTTGTCGAGGCGATGGCAGACACCGAGACTGCAGCGCAATGA